One stretch of Lachnospiraceae bacterium oral taxon 096 DNA includes these proteins:
- a CDS encoding chromate transporter, translating into MEGKKLRKLFFSTLYLSTFTFGGGYVIVSLLKNKFVDELGWITQDEMMDLVAIAQSTPGSIAVNGAIVVGYKIAGILGILVSILGAVLPPFIILTIISAVYSAFKQNFAIQALLTGMKSGVSAVIISVVVDMGMGIVKLREPILILGMVLAFIANYWFKVNVVLIIVIAACVGAMVTYMKGRRQKK; encoded by the coding sequence ATGGAAGGGAAAAAATTAAGAAAATTATTTTTTTCTACCCTCTATTTGAGTACATTTACTTTTGGAGGTGGCTATGTCATTGTCAGCTTACTCAAAAATAAATTTGTTGATGAATTGGGATGGATTACACAAGATGAGATGATGGACTTGGTGGCCATTGCACAGTCTACTCCAGGCTCCATTGCTGTCAATGGAGCCATCGTTGTGGGCTACAAGATTGCAGGAATTCTAGGAATTTTGGTCTCTATCTTGGGGGCTGTGCTACCGCCCTTTATTATTTTAACCATAATTTCTGCTGTCTATAGTGCTTTCAAACAAAACTTTGCCATTCAAGCACTACTGACAGGAATGAAATCGGGGGTGAGTGCCGTGATTATTTCTGTAGTCGTGGATATGGGGATGGGAATAGTCAAACTTAGAGAACCTATTTTAATTCTAGGGATGGTCCTTGCGTTTATTGCCAATTACTGGTTTAAAGTCAATGTGGTTTTGATTATTGTGATTGCGGCATGTGTTGGAGCAATGGTTACCTATATGAAAGGCAGGAGGCAGAAAAAATGA
- a CDS encoding HAD family phosphatase produces the protein MQYRFLVLDLDGTLTNSQKVITPRTKEVLIHAQEKGVCLVLASGRPTHGIVHLAEELELNKYGGYILAFNGAKIIEVHGMKTVFDQHIERKYYREIIDFSKEYGVDILTYQGDEILLTNKENPYAKIEARITGMTLRQEDDLEKVIQEDVPKFILLGNGDDAYLADVEQKMKDKFQENLSISRSEAFFLEVMAKGIDKAKSLERLLEIKNATKEEMIACGDGYNDLSMISFAGLGVAMGNAVDGVKNVADYVTLSNDEDGVAKVVEEFIF, from the coding sequence ATGCAATATCGATTTTTAGTATTAGATTTAGATGGGACATTGACGAATAGTCAAAAAGTGATTACACCAAGGACAAAAGAAGTGTTGATACATGCACAAGAAAAGGGTGTTTGCCTAGTCTTAGCGAGTGGAAGACCGACCCATGGCATTGTGCATCTAGCTGAGGAGTTGGAATTAAACAAATATGGCGGATATATTTTGGCTTTTAATGGAGCAAAGATCATTGAAGTGCATGGGATGAAGACCGTATTTGACCAACATATTGAAAGGAAGTACTATAGAGAAATTATTGATTTTTCTAAGGAATATGGAGTCGATATCTTGACCTATCAGGGAGATGAGATTTTACTGACAAATAAAGAAAATCCCTATGCAAAGATTGAAGCAAGAATTACAGGAATGACATTGAGGCAAGAGGACGACTTAGAAAAGGTGATTCAAGAAGATGTGCCAAAGTTTATTTTGCTGGGAAATGGTGATGATGCGTATCTTGCTGATGTAGAACAGAAGATGAAGGATAAGTTTCAGGAAAATCTCTCGATTTCTCGTTCAGAGGCATTTTTCCTAGAAGTGATGGCCAAGGGAATCGACAAGGCAAAGTCCTTAGAGAGATTATTGGAGATAAAAAATGCCACAAAAGAAGAGATGATTGCCTGTGGGGATGGATACAATGATTTGAGTATGATTTCCTTTGCAGGTCTTGGTGTGGCGATGGGAAATGCAGTGGATGGCGTAAAAAATGTAGCAGATTATGTGACACTTTCAAACGATGAAGATGGTGTTGCTAAAGTAGTAGAGGAGTTTATTTTTTAG
- a CDS encoding Rrf2 family transcriptional regulator, whose product MKISTKGRYALRMMLEFAMSPDHTTKINQVAKHQGISEKYLEQIVSILVKANYVKSVRGAQGGYLLTRPASEYIVGDILRLTEGSLAPVSCLDGKTPPECGRDQTCSTKKLFQRVQDAVNSVIDHTTLQDLLEDEMSCNAKYRQQHSKNDKKAAAHE is encoded by the coding sequence ATGAAAATATCAACTAAAGGGCGCTATGCATTGCGAATGATGTTAGAATTTGCTATGTCACCCGATCACACAACCAAAATCAACCAAGTCGCCAAACATCAAGGAATTTCCGAAAAATACTTAGAGCAAATTGTGTCCATATTAGTTAAGGCCAACTATGTCAAGAGCGTGCGTGGAGCACAGGGGGGATATCTTTTGACAAGACCTGCAAGTGAGTATATTGTCGGGGATATCTTGCGTCTCACCGAAGGAAGTCTAGCTCCCGTCTCCTGCCTAGATGGGAAAACCCCTCCAGAATGTGGGCGAGATCAGACCTGTTCTACGAAAAAATTATTTCAGCGAGTGCAAGATGCCGTCAACAGCGTAATTGACCACACGACTTTACAGGACCTTCTCGAGGACGAGATGTCTTGCAATGCCAAATACAGACAACAACATAGTAAAAATGACAAAAAAGCTGCTGCCCACGAATAG
- a CDS encoding aminotransferase class I/II-fold pyridoxal phosphate-dependent enzyme, with translation MKPYAELSKTELEELLVQLKAEYKKMQAKDLRLDMSRGKPSLEQLDLSMGLMDVLNSDSDLRCEDGTDCRNYGVLDGIKEAKELMGDMMEVPYDHLIIYGNSSLNIMYDTISRSYTHGVMGNTPWCKLDKVKFICVVPGYDRHFGVTEYFGIENVCVPMLETGPDMDLVEKLVSTDESIKGIWCVPKYSNPTGNSYSDETVRRFARLKPAAKDFRIYWDNAYTIHHLYDLDQDHLIEILAECKRAGNPDMVYKFASTSKVSFPGSGIAAIASSLNNLEDIKKQLKNQTIGHDKVNQLRHVRYFKNIHGMVEHMKKHADSLRPKFEAVESILEKELGGLGIAKWTNPKGGYFISFDTMDGCAKDVVDACKKAGVVMTPAGATYPGGKDPHDRNIRIAPSFPPAEDMKTAAQLLALCTKLVSVKKLLDEISEGKQEKEVKKEENKKA, from the coding sequence ATGAAGCCATACGCAGAATTATCAAAAACAGAGCTTGAAGAACTTCTTGTGCAATTGAAGGCAGAGTATAAGAAGATGCAGGCCAAAGATTTGAGATTGGACATGAGCAGAGGTAAGCCAAGCCTTGAGCAACTTGATCTCTCTATGGGATTGATGGATGTACTCAACAGCGATTCAGATCTTCGCTGTGAGGATGGAACCGATTGCAGAAATTATGGTGTCTTAGATGGAATTAAGGAAGCAAAGGAATTGATGGGCGATATGATGGAAGTTCCCTATGATCACTTGATTATCTATGGAAATTCCAGCTTGAATATTATGTATGATACCATTTCACGTTCTTATACTCATGGTGTTATGGGAAATACACCTTGGTGCAAGCTTGACAAGGTAAAGTTCATCTGTGTTGTTCCTGGATATGACAGACACTTTGGAGTTACAGAGTACTTTGGCATTGAAAATGTGTGTGTGCCAATGTTAGAGACTGGTCCAGATATGGATTTGGTAGAAAAGTTGGTTTCCACAGATGAGTCAATCAAGGGTATTTGGTGCGTGCCAAAGTATTCCAATCCAACAGGAAATTCTTACTCTGATGAAACTGTAAGAAGATTTGCTAGATTAAAGCCAGCAGCAAAGGACTTTAGAATCTATTGGGACAATGCCTATACAATTCACCATTTGTATGATTTGGATCAGGATCATTTGATTGAGATTTTGGCTGAATGTAAGCGAGCTGGAAATCCAGATATGGTCTATAAGTTCGCTTCTACTTCAAAGGTAAGTTTCCCAGGTTCTGGAATTGCAGCAATTGCCTCTTCACTCAACAACCTTGAGGACATCAAAAAGCAATTAAAGAATCAGACCATTGGTCATGACAAGGTAAATCAATTGCGTCATGTGCGATACTTTAAAAATATCCACGGAATGGTTGAGCATATGAAAAAGCATGCCGATAGCCTCCGTCCAAAGTTTGAAGCAGTAGAGAGTATTCTTGAGAAAGAACTTGGTGGACTTGGCATTGCAAAGTGGACAAATCCAAAGGGTGGATATTTTATTTCTTTTGATACCATGGATGGATGTGCGAAGGATGTTGTAGATGCTTGTAAGAAGGCTGGCGTTGTGATGACACCTGCAGGGGCAACTTATCCAGGTGGAAAAGACCCACACGATAGAAATATCCGCATTGCACCATCATTCCCACCAGCAGAGGATATGAAGACTGCTGCACAACTTTTGGCACTTTGTACAAAGCTCGTTTCAGTGAAGAAGTTGTTGGATGAGATCAGTGAGGGCAAGCAGGAAAAAGAAGTAAAGAAGGAAGAAAACAAAAAGGCATAA
- the hemA gene encoding glutamyl-tRNA reductase, with product MILLLSLSFKNTPQKVREYFAFGREDKERLLTLLCEEKEIDEAVVLVTCNRTEIYVSTESKNATGSVINIILEKCEEIVGRSIEHLRDYVFCYTEKGAVTHLYKVSAGLDSMLIGEDQILGQVKEAIEFARDCNSVHLYLNTLFRDAITQAKKIKTETMISKSGVSTATLALRAAKDVLSSFEGKNVLLIGASGKIGNIVLKNALSYDFSHIYVTKRSHNIDMSPNVMDRISIIEYDDRYHYIEQADVIISATSGPHFTLTREHILKNSLSVDQKVFIDLAVPCDIDNRIRNLKGVYYYDMEDMKKFADENNEKKKLSIERAKVMAEEGVEKFLKWALFQKNLEVFSSAVESLEEEIKRIGEKKTLEHLFYKIRDNGSLEALQSIIDIFQCN from the coding sequence ATGATTTTACTGCTAAGTCTGAGCTTTAAAAATACGCCACAAAAAGTAAGGGAGTATTTTGCTTTTGGAAGAGAAGACAAAGAACGACTTTTGACATTATTGTGTGAAGAAAAAGAAATTGATGAGGCAGTGGTGTTGGTTACCTGCAATCGAACAGAAATCTATGTCAGTACAGAAAGTAAGAATGCGACAGGAAGTGTCATTAATATAATCTTGGAAAAGTGCGAAGAGATTGTCGGAAGATCCATCGAGCACTTGCGAGATTATGTGTTTTGTTATACAGAAAAGGGAGCCGTGACTCATCTGTATAAAGTCAGTGCTGGTTTAGATTCTATGCTCATTGGTGAGGATCAAATTTTAGGACAGGTGAAAGAGGCCATAGAATTTGCCAGAGATTGTAATAGTGTGCATCTGTACTTAAATACATTATTTCGAGATGCCATCACACAGGCCAAGAAGATAAAGACAGAGACAATGATTTCAAAATCGGGTGTCTCAACAGCCACACTTGCTTTGAGAGCAGCAAAGGATGTGTTATCTTCATTTGAGGGAAAAAATGTGCTTTTAATTGGGGCATCGGGAAAAATCGGAAATATCGTCTTAAAAAATGCATTGAGTTATGATTTTTCTCATATCTATGTGACAAAGAGAAGTCACAACATTGATATGTCTCCCAATGTAATGGATAGAATCAGTATTATTGAGTATGATGATCGCTACCATTATATTGAGCAGGCCGATGTGATTATTTCAGCGACGAGTGGCCCACACTTTACATTGACGAGGGAACATATTTTAAAAAATAGTCTGTCTGTAGACCAAAAAGTATTTATTGACTTGGCTGTGCCCTGTGATATTGACAATCGGATAAGGAATTTAAAAGGGGTATATTATTATGACATGGAAGATATGAAGAAGTTTGCGGATGAAAACAATGAGAAAAAGAAGTTGAGCATTGAAAGAGCAAAGGTGATGGCTGAGGAAGGCGTAGAAAAATTTTTGAAATGGGCATTATTTCAAAAGAATTTAGAAGTTTTTTCTAGTGCTGTAGAGAGTCTTGAAGAAGAAATAAAGAGAATTGGAGAGAAAAAGACCTTAGAGCATTTGTTCTACAAAATACGAGACAATGGGAGTCTAGAGGCCTTGCAGTCCATTATTGATATTTTTCAGTGCAATTGA
- the hemL gene encoding glutamate-1-semialdehyde 2,1-aminomutase, translated as MQSREYKKSEKYFDLSQKYIPGGVNSPVRAARAVHQNPLFIECAKGSRIWDVDGNEYIDYVCSWGPAILGHAHPYVLEKVEKALKNGLSFGAPTKNEYILAEMINEAMPVMEQVRLVNSGTEATMSAIRLARGYTGRDLIVKFTGCYHGHSDGLLVRAGSGVLTEAISSSGGVPKDYAKNTLVAEFNDCASVEALFDEYGEKIAAVIVEPVAANMGVIPPKKGFLEFLRKITAENNALFIFDEVITGFRLAKGGACEYFGIEPDIVTVGKIVGGGMPLAAYGGKREIMGHISPLGDVYQAGTLSGNPIATTAGIATLTTLFEHPEIYQHINETTKTLAEGIEKVMNAKEKRVQINRAGSLMSVFFTSKKVETYQDALCCDLEEYARYYAFLRNRGIYIAPSQYESAFISDAHTKEDIKSTLEVIAEFGGRE; from the coding sequence ATGCAATCAAGAGAGTATAAAAAATCAGAAAAATATTTTGATTTATCCCAAAAATATATCCCAGGGGGAGTGAATTCTCCTGTTCGGGCAGCAAGAGCTGTACATCAAAATCCACTATTTATAGAATGTGCAAAGGGATCGAGAATATGGGATGTCGATGGCAATGAATATATTGATTATGTGTGTTCTTGGGGACCTGCTATTCTTGGACATGCTCATCCCTATGTGCTAGAAAAAGTAGAAAAGGCATTAAAAAATGGACTGAGCTTTGGAGCACCGACAAAAAATGAATATATTTTGGCAGAGATGATCAATGAGGCAATGCCAGTGATGGAGCAAGTTCGACTAGTGAATTCGGGCACAGAAGCCACAATGAGTGCTATTCGATTGGCCAGAGGTTACACAGGAAGAGATTTGATTGTAAAATTTACAGGTTGCTATCATGGCCATTCGGATGGACTTTTAGTAAGGGCCGGAAGTGGTGTGCTGACCGAGGCGATATCTTCAAGTGGTGGTGTGCCAAAGGATTATGCAAAAAATACATTGGTCGCAGAATTTAATGATTGTGCTAGTGTTGAGGCTTTGTTTGATGAGTATGGGGAAAAAATTGCAGCAGTGATTGTAGAACCTGTAGCTGCAAACATGGGAGTCATCCCACCAAAGAAAGGTTTCCTTGAGTTTTTGAGAAAAATTACAGCAGAAAATAATGCACTTTTCATTTTTGACGAGGTCATTACAGGATTTCGATTGGCAAAGGGTGGAGCTTGTGAATACTTTGGGATTGAGCCAGATATTGTTACGGTCGGAAAGATTGTCGGAGGAGGTATGCCACTTGCAGCCTATGGTGGCAAGAGAGAAATTATGGGACATATTAGCCCACTGGGGGATGTCTATCAGGCAGGAACATTGAGTGGAAATCCGATTGCGACAACGGCAGGAATTGCAACCTTGACAACCCTGTTTGAACATCCAGAAATTTATCAACACATCAACGAGACGACAAAGACCTTGGCAGAGGGCATTGAGAAGGTGATGAATGCCAAGGAAAAGAGAGTACAAATCAATCGAGCTGGTTCCTTGATGTCTGTCTTTTTTACCTCGAAAAAGGTGGAAACTTATCAAGACGCACTCTGCTGTGACCTAGAAGAGTATGCCAGATATTATGCCTTTTTGAGAAATAGAGGAATTTATATTGCTCCGAGCCAATATGAATCTGCATTTATATCAGATGCACACACAAAAGAAGATATCAAAAGCACACTAGAGGTAATCGCTGAGTTTGGGGGCAGGGAATGA
- the hemB gene encoding porphobilinogen synthase has protein sequence MFRTRRLRANEKIRNMVRETRISKDSLIYPMFFEEGENIFEEIPSMPGQYRMSIDRCDCVIEELLEAGVTSVMLFGIPKHKDEVGSEAYHDHGIVQEAIRYIKKKYPQIYVIGDVCMCEYTSHGHCGILKGSDVDNDTTIKYLAKIALSQVDAGADMVAPSDMMDGRVGEIRNLLDENGYKNIPIMAYSAKYASAFYGPFRAAADSAPAFGDRKTYQMDVHNVREALKEVKEDVLEGADIVMVKPAMSFLDVVSKVKEITDIPVAAYSVSGEYAMVKSAAKNGFIDEEKIMCEMAVSAFRAGADIYITYYAKELARCIDKGIIG, from the coding sequence ATGTTTAGAACAAGAAGATTAAGAGCAAATGAAAAAATTAGAAATATGGTGAGAGAGACTAGGATAAGCAAGGATTCCCTTATTTATCCTATGTTTTTTGAAGAAGGAGAAAATATATTTGAAGAGATTCCATCTATGCCAGGGCAATACAGAATGAGCATAGATCGCTGTGACTGCGTTATAGAGGAACTCTTAGAAGCAGGTGTAACATCAGTAATGCTCTTTGGCATACCAAAACATAAGGATGAGGTGGGCAGTGAGGCCTATCATGATCATGGCATTGTGCAGGAGGCCATTCGCTATATTAAGAAAAAATATCCACAAATTTATGTGATTGGCGATGTGTGTATGTGTGAGTATACTTCACATGGCCATTGTGGAATATTGAAGGGATCGGATGTAGACAATGATACGACCATAAAGTATTTGGCAAAGATTGCACTGTCTCAGGTAGATGCTGGTGCAGATATGGTGGCTCCATCAGATATGATGGATGGTCGAGTGGGAGAAATTCGAAATCTACTTGATGAAAATGGATACAAAAATATTCCTATTATGGCTTATTCGGCGAAGTATGCCTCTGCCTTTTATGGTCCATTTCGGGCAGCAGCAGATTCAGCACCTGCCTTTGGAGATAGAAAGACATATCAAATGGATGTGCACAATGTGAGAGAGGCACTAAAGGAAGTAAAAGAGGATGTCCTAGAAGGGGCGGATATTGTGATGGTAAAGCCAGCAATGAGCTTTTTGGATGTCGTGAGCAAGGTAAAAGAGATCACAGATATCCCTGTGGCGGCCTATTCTGTCAGCGGGGAATATGCGATGGTAAAGTCTGCTGCAAAAAATGGTTTTATTGATGAGGAAAAGATTATGTGTGAAATGGCGGTTTCGGCATTTCGAGCAGGAGCAGATATCTATATTACCTATTATGCAAAGGAGTTAGCAAGATGCATAGATAAGGGCATCATCGGTTAA
- a CDS encoding hemerythrin domain-containing protein: MYGIELLVAEHEKILEFTGFLKGVCCGLLEGKEVDLPLMRECVAFGRNYADKHHHGKEEQILFRVMLEKLGPVAEKLVRNGMLVEHDLGRLHMNCLTEALDAYEKSPSTCAKLDIIIHAGGYAELLKRHIDKENAVVYTFAERALSDEDKEKINVETKEFEAEKDQAEKRDAFEAWLDAHKK; this comes from the coding sequence ATGTACGGTATTGAGCTTTTGGTTGCAGAGCATGAGAAAATTCTTGAATTTACAGGATTTTTAAAAGGGGTTTGCTGTGGGCTTTTAGAGGGCAAGGAAGTTGATCTGCCATTGATGAGAGAGTGCGTGGCTTTTGGAAGAAATTATGCGGATAAGCACCACCATGGCAAGGAGGAGCAGATTCTATTTCGAGTGATGCTCGAGAAATTGGGGCCTGTCGCAGAAAAATTGGTTCGCAATGGAATGCTGGTAGAGCACGACCTTGGAAGATTGCATATGAATTGTCTGACAGAGGCTCTAGATGCCTATGAAAAGTCACCTTCAACCTGTGCAAAGTTAGACATTATTATTCATGCAGGTGGTTATGCAGAGCTTTTGAAACGTCATATTGACAAGGAAAATGCGGTAGTTTATACATTTGCAGAGCGTGCGCTGAGTGACGAAGACAAAGAGAAAATTAATGTAGAAACAAAGGAATTTGAGGCAGAGAAGGATCAAGCAGAAAAAAGAGATGCATTTGAAGCTTGGTTAGATGCACATAAAAAATAG
- a CDS encoding DUF1858 domain-containing protein: MTITKDMLLGDILREKPESADTLMQVGMHCLGCPSSQMESLEEACMVHGLDVDEVLEFLNDADAK, encoded by the coding sequence ATGACAATTACAAAGGATATGTTACTTGGAGATATTTTGAGAGAGAAGCCAGAGTCAGCAGACACATTGATGCAGGTGGGAATGCACTGCTTAGGTTGCCCGTCTTCACAGATGGAGTCATTGGAAGAGGCCTGCATGGTACATGGACTTGATGTAGATGAAGTATTGGAGTTTTTAAACGACGCAGACGCAAAATAG
- a CDS encoding tyrosine--tRNA ligase: MNCYEELKARGLIAQTTNEDEISKLVNEGRATFYIGFDPTADSLHVGHFMALCLMKRLQMAGNKPIALVGGGTGMIGDPSGRTDLRKMMTVETIDHNCNRFREQMSRFIEFGEGKALMVNNADWLRDLNYMEFIRDIGPHFSVNNMLRAECYKNRMEKGLSFLEFNYMILQSYDFYMLYQKYGCNMQFGGDDQWSNMLGGTELIRRKLGKDAHAMTITLLLNSEGKKMGKTVGGAVWLDPEKTLPYDFYQYWRNVGDADVLKCLRMLTFLPLEQIDEMDKWEGAQLNEAKKILARELTTLVHGEEEAKKAEEATQALFGGNGATANAPTVTLSDEDFLDGQIDILSILVKAELAQSRSEARRNVEQGGVSVDGEVVKDIKTSYVADVFAGEGVLVKRGKKKFCRVVK; this comes from the coding sequence ATGAATTGCTATGAAGAATTAAAGGCAAGAGGGTTGATCGCACAGACAACAAATGAAGATGAGATTTCAAAGCTGGTTAATGAGGGAAGAGCGACATTTTATATTGGATTTGATCCAACAGCTGATTCTTTGCATGTGGGACATTTTATGGCTCTTTGCTTGATGAAGAGGTTACAAATGGCAGGAAATAAGCCAATCGCATTGGTGGGTGGCGGAACAGGAATGATTGGTGACCCATCGGGAAGAACAGATTTGAGAAAAATGATGACGGTAGAGACCATTGACCACAACTGCAATCGCTTTAGAGAGCAAATGAGTCGATTTATTGAGTTTGGAGAGGGAAAGGCCTTGATGGTCAACAATGCAGATTGGTTGAGAGACCTCAATTATATGGAATTTATTCGAGACATTGGACCACATTTTTCTGTCAACAATATGCTCCGTGCAGAGTGCTATAAGAATAGAATGGAAAAGGGACTGTCCTTTTTGGAGTTTAACTATATGATTTTGCAGAGCTATGATTTTTATATGCTCTATCAAAAGTATGGTTGTAATATGCAATTTGGTGGGGACGATCAGTGGTCAAATATGCTTGGCGGAACGGAGTTAATTCGAAGAAAACTTGGAAAGGATGCCCATGCAATGACCATCACATTGCTCTTAAATTCTGAAGGCAAGAAGATGGGAAAGACTGTGGGTGGTGCTGTGTGGCTTGACCCAGAAAAGACTTTACCATATGATTTTTATCAATATTGGAGAAATGTGGGCGATGCCGATGTATTGAAATGTCTTCGTATGCTCACATTTTTGCCACTTGAGCAGATTGATGAGATGGACAAATGGGAGGGAGCACAATTAAATGAGGCGAAAAAAATTCTTGCCCGTGAGTTGACCACCCTTGTTCATGGAGAAGAAGAGGCAAAAAAAGCCGAGGAGGCGACACAGGCTCTTTTTGGTGGAAATGGTGCTACAGCAAATGCTCCGACGGTTACACTTTCAGATGAAGATTTTTTGGATGGACAGATTGATATTTTATCCATTTTAGTCAAGGCTGAGCTTGCACAGAGCCGCTCAGAGGCGAGAAGAAATGTTGAACAGGGCGGTGTCAGTGTCGATGGCGAAGTGGTCAAAGACATCAAGACAAGCTATGTAGCAGATGTATTTGCTGGAGAGGGTGTGCTTGTAAAGCGCGGAAAGAAAAAGTTTTGTAGAGTAGTGAAGTAG
- a CDS encoding 3-deoxy-7-phosphoheptulonate synthase, with protein sequence MSLKYINLLPTAEEIKKEFSLSSELAAKKAAFDKEVADAITGKSNKFIVVIGPCSADNEDAVLDYAHKLNKVRNQLSDKLIIIPRIYTNKPRTTGEGYKGMLHQPDPEKKPNMHDGIIAIRKLHLHVIEETGMFTADEMLYPDNLSYLDDLLSYIAVGARSVENQQHRLTSSVCDVPVGMKNPTGGDLSVMLNAVYAAQQSHEFMYSGWEVKSSGNPLTHSILRGAVNKHGQTMPNYHFEDLKLLHDLYAERNILNPAVIVDANHSNSNKQYMEQIRIVKEVLHSRRHSEEIANFVKGVMIESYLVPGCQKVEEHIYGKSITDPCLGWEDTEKLLFEIVEGL encoded by the coding sequence ATGAGTTTAAAATATATTAATCTTTTGCCAACCGCAGAAGAAATCAAAAAAGAATTTTCACTTTCAAGTGAACTTGCAGCTAAGAAGGCAGCCTTTGACAAGGAGGTAGCTGATGCCATCACTGGAAAGAGCAATAAATTTATCGTTGTCATTGGACCTTGTTCTGCAGACAATGAAGATGCCGTTCTCGATTATGCCCACAAATTAAATAAGGTTAGAAACCAATTATCAGATAAATTAATCATTATCCCTAGAATCTATACCAATAAGCCTAGAACAACAGGTGAGGGCTATAAGGGTATGCTTCATCAGCCTGACCCAGAAAAAAAGCCAAATATGCATGACGGCATTATTGCAATTAGAAAGCTGCACCTACATGTCATTGAGGAGACAGGTATGTTTACTGCTGACGAGATGCTCTACCCAGACAACTTAAGCTACCTTGATGATTTATTGAGCTACATTGCTGTGGGTGCTCGTTCTGTAGAAAATCAGCAGCACCGCTTGACCTCTAGTGTCTGTGATGTTCCTGTGGGTATGAAAAATCCAACGGGCGGTGACCTTTCTGTCATGTTAAATGCCGTCTATGCTGCACAACAAAGCCATGAATTTATGTACTCTGGCTGGGAAGTAAAGAGCAGTGGAAATCCTCTAACTCATTCCATTCTTCGAGGAGCTGTAAATAAGCACGGTCAGACAATGCCAAACTACCATTTTGAGGATTTAAAGCTATTGCATGATCTCTATGCTGAGAGAAATATCTTAAATCCTGCAGTGATTGTCGATGCCAACCACTCCAACTCCAACAAGCAATATATGGAGCAAATTCGAATTGTCAAGGAAGTTCTCCACTCACGCAGACATTCAGAGGAGATTGCAAACTTTGTCAAAGGTGTAATGATTGAAAGTTACCTCGTGCCAGGTTGCCAAAAAGTTGAGGAACACATCTATGGAAAATCGATTACCGATCCTTGCCTTGGCTGGGAAGACACAGAGAAATTGCTCTTTGAAATTGTTGAAGGACTCTAA
- a CDS encoding GTP pyrophosphokinase family protein — MKMETNPNSELIQSIVSTPNLAEVPKEVFDNGYEFQQAMMMYNCAIREVKTKLEVLNDDLTVRNSRNPIEVIKSRVKKPKSIVEKLKRKGHPVTIQAMMDKLDDIAGVRVICSFIDDIYDVADMLRQQDDVSVIAIKDYIKAPKDNGYRSYHMIIEIPVFFSDRKQMMRVEVQIRTIAMDFWASLDHQLQYKKEIKDAKEIGEDLRQCAEVIGDIDARMLSIRQRLEMQEAE; from the coding sequence ATGAAAATGGAAACAAATCCAAATAGTGAATTGATCCAATCCATTGTCTCTACGCCCAATTTGGCCGAAGTGCCAAAGGAGGTCTTTGACAATGGATATGAGTTTCAGCAGGCCATGATGATGTATAATTGTGCCATTCGTGAAGTGAAGACAAAGTTAGAAGTGCTCAATGATGATTTGACAGTGAGAAATAGTAGAAATCCCATAGAAGTCATTAAATCTAGGGTGAAAAAGCCAAAGAGCATTGTAGAAAAACTAAAGCGGAAAGGGCATCCTGTAACTATTCAGGCAATGATGGATAAACTCGATGATATTGCAGGGGTTCGTGTCATTTGCTCATTTATTGATGATATTTATGATGTTGCAGATATGTTGCGTCAACAAGATGATGTCTCTGTAATTGCAATTAAAGATTATATTAAGGCACCAAAGGACAATGGGTATCGTTCCTATCATATGATTATTGAAATTCCTGTATTTTTTTCAGATCGCAAGCAGATGATGAGAGTTGAAGTTCAAATTCGAACGATTGCAATGGATTTTTGGGCAAGCTTAGATCATCAATTGCAATACAAAAAAGAAATTAAAGATGCAAAGGAGATTGGAGAGGACTTGCGACAATGTGCCGAAGTGATTGGAGACATTGACGCAAGGATGCTCTCCATTCGCCAGCGTCTAGAGATGCAAGAGGCCGAATAG